The Jiangella alba genome includes the window GCTGCTGCGCGGCACCGGCGCCCGCGGCCTGCGGGCCATCATCGAAGAGGTGCTGCTGCACGCCATGTACGAGGTGCCGTCGCGCGACGACGTCGCCCGCGTGGTCATCACCCGCGAGGTGGTCGACGCCAACGTGCTGCCCACCCTGGTGCCGCGCGAGGGCCCGCGCAAGCGCGAGCGCCGCGAGAAGTCCGCCTGACCTTTGGTCGATCCGACGAACACGGCGGCCGCGGCCTGCGGTTGAATCCGGGCATGAGCGAGACACTCGTCCTGCGTGGCGGCACCGTGTTCGACGGTCTGGGTTCGCCCGGCCTCCAGGCCGACGTGGTGGTGGCCGACGGCGTCGTGCGCGCGGTCGCGCCCGGTGCGGGCGCCGCCGAGACCGGCGCCCGCGTCCTCGACTGCACGGGCCTGCACGTCGCGCCTGGTTTCGTCGACGCCCACTCGCACAGCGACATGGTGCCGCTGATGGACGACGCGCAGCCGTTCAAGCTGCTGCAGGGCGTGACGACCGAGGTGGCCGGCAACTGCGGGTTCAGCTTCGCCCCGCTGGACGAGGCGTCGGCGGCCGTCGTGCGGGAGATGTACGGCGAGCTCGGCTGCGACATCCCGCCGCCGCCCGGCTCGTTCGCCGACTTCCTCGACCTCGTCGAGCGGCACGGCCCCACCAACCACCTGGCCTACCTCGTCGGCCACCACACGCTGCGGCTCACCGCCAACGGCGCCGGCGACGAGCTGCGCCCGGGCGCCGTCGAGCAGATGCGGCGGCTGGCCGCCGAGGCGTTCGAGGCCGGCGCGGTCGGCTTCTCCACCGGCCTGATCTACCCGCCCGGCTGTTTCGCCGACCAGGCCGAGCTGGAGGCGATCGCCCGGGTCGCGGGCGCCTACGGCCGCACCTACGCCACCCACATGCGCGACGAGGGCCGCTTCGTCGAGGACGCCATCGACGAGGCGGTCGCGGTCGCCAGGGCCGGCGGCGTGCGGCTGCAGATCTCGCACTGCAAGGCGGCCGGGCGGGCGGCGCACGGCAAGAGCACCGCCCTGCTGGAACGCATCCAGGCGGCCCGGCTGGCCGGCGTCGACGCGATGGGCGACCAGTACCCGTACCTCGCCGGCGGGACGGTGCTGCTCGCGCTGCTGCCCAACCGCGCGGCCGAGGGCGGGGCGGCGGCCATGACGGCGCGGCTGGCCGACCCCGCGTACCGGGTCGGGCTGCGCGCCGACGCCGAGCGCGGCGACCCCGGCGACGGCATGTGGGCCAACACGACGGCGGCGCAGGTCATCGTCACCGGCCACCGCGACGCCACCGTCGTCGGCCGCACCGTGGCCGACCTCGCGGCCCAGCGCGGCACCGACGGCTTCGACACCCTCTGCGACCTCGTCGGCGAGGACCCCGCCGCGATGATCGTCGTCGAGATGATGGCCGAGCCGGACGTGCGGACCATCATGGCCAGCCCGCTGGTCGGCATCGGCTCGGACAACGGCCCGCCCATGGGCCTGCAGCACCCGCGCACGTACGGCTGCTTCCCGCGGCTGCTGGGCACGTACGTCCGCGACCAGAACGTGCTGACCTGGGAGGAGGCCATCCGCAAGGCGACGTCGCTGATCGCCCGCCAGTTCGGGCTGGCCGGCCGCGGCGTCCTGCTGCCAGGTGTGCACGCCGACGTCACCGTCTTCGACCCGGCCCGCATCGGCCACGCCGGCAGCTACACCGACCCGGCCGTCACCCCCGACGGCGTCGAGACGGTCGTGCTGGGCGGCCGGGTGGTCGTCGACGGCGGCGGCTTCACCGGCGAGCGGGCCGGCCGGGTGCTGCGCGCCTGACGTTCGGTGCGGACGACGACTTCCGCGTCGCGGGGTCGTCGGATCGGACAAAGACGTGACCCGGGTCACGGGGCCACGCTGTGCGGACCAGCTGCGCTCTGCGAAGGAGTCGTCATGCGCACACGCCGGAAGGTCACCGTCGTCGCGGCCCTCACCCTGATCCTCGCGGCCTGCGGCGGGGACGGTGGCGGGGACGGTCCCAGTGAGGCGGGCGGCGCGGCCGAACCCGTCGTGGACGGGACGTTCAACACGGCGGTCAGCGCGGACCCGGGCAACCTGCACCCGCACCTGACGGTGCTCGCGGCGACCCGCGCCGTCGCCAACTACATGTACGACAAGCTGGTCTACTTCACCACCGACGGCGAGGAGCTGCCGTGGCTGGCGGAGTCGTGGGAGGCCACCGCGACCACCGTCACGTACACCCTGCGCGACGGCGTGACCTGTTCCGACGGCACCCCGCTGACGGCGACCGACGTGGCGGCGAACTTCGAGTTCGTGGTCGACGAGGCCAACGTGTCGCCGCTGCGCGGCGTGCTGGTCCCGGCCGAGATGACCACGACCGCCGACGACGCGGCCCGCACCGTCACCATCACCGTGCCGGCGCCGGACCCGTTCCTGCTGCAGAGCACCGGTGACATGTTCATCGCCTGCAAGGCCGGCCTGGACGACCCGGCGCTGCTGGAGGAGGCCGGCATCGGCACCGGGATGTTCGAGCTGACCGAGGCGGTCCGTGACGACCACTACACGTTCCAGCGCCGCGACGACTACGCATGGGGCCCGGACGGCGCGGCCGCGGCCGACGAGGGCACACCGGCGTCGGTGAACCTGCGGGTCATCGCGAACGAGTCGACGGCGGCGAACCTGCTGCTCTCGGGTGAGCTGAACGCCGTCCAGGTGGTCGGGCCGGACCGGCAGCGGCTGGAGCAGAGCTACGAGAACGTCACACTGCGAGCGGTGGTCGGCGAGCTGTTCCTCAACCAGGCCGCGGGCAACCCCGGCGCCGACGACGCCGTCCGGTCCGCGCTGGCCCAGGCGCTGGACTACGAGGAGCTGATGTCGGTGATCACCGGCGGCTTCGGGCAGCGGTCCGAGGCGCTCGCCGTCGTCGACCCGGTCGCCTGCCGCTACGACGCCGTCGACGGCCACCTGCCGGCCCAGGACGCCGAGGCGGCCGCCGCGGCCCTCGACGGCGCCGGGTGGACGGCCGGTTCGGACGGTGTGCGCGCCAAGGACGGCGCCCGGCTGGAGCTGGAGCTGATCTACAACAGCACCCGCGGCGACACCACCGCCGCGGCGGCCGAGCTGATCGCGTCGACGTGGACGGAGCTCGGCGTCGCCGTCACCACCCGCGGCCTGCCGCCGACGGAGTACAACGAGGTGATCTTCGGCACCGGGTCGTGGGGCGCCGCGCTGCTGCCGGTGAACCTGCGGCTGCCCAACGGGATGGTGCCGTTCCTGTCCGGCCCGGCGCCGGCCGACGGCGGGGTCAACCTCGCCTCGATCGAGAACCCCGAGTACGCCGCCGCCGTCGCCGAGGCGATGACGCTGCCCGGCCAGGAGGGCTGCGACAAGTGGCAGGAGGCGGAGCAGGCGCTGTTCGAGCAGAACGACGTGCAGCTCTTCGCCGACGAGATCATCCCGATCTTCCTCGACGGCGCCACCCTGGAGCTCGGCGGCGACGGCCCGATCCCGGCGACGATCCGGCTGACGGCCTCGTGACGGCTCTGGTCGCCGCCCGGCCCGGCGTCGGCAACCCGTGGGCCGCCTTCCTGGTCCGCCGGCTGGGGCGGCTGCTGGTGTCGCTCGCGGTGCTGGTCACGCTCGCGTTCGGGATGATCCACCTGATTCCCGGCGACCCGGTCCGGGCGGCGCTCGGCGTGACGGCGCCGCCGGAGCTGGTGGACGCGCGGCGCGAGGCGCTCGGCCTGAACGACCCGCTCGGCACGCAGTTCGTGAACTACCTGCGGGCGCTGTTCTCCGGTGATCTCGGCATCTCGATGTCGTCCGGGGTGCCGGTGTCGGAGACGATCGGCCAGCGGCTGCCGGCCACCGCGAGCCTGGCGATCGCCGCGTTCGTCGTGGTGATGCTGATCGCGGTCCCGCTCGGGCTGGGCATGGCGGTGCTGACGCGGGGCGGCCGGCGCCGCGGCAGCGAGCTCGGCTTCACCTCCACCAGCGCGATGATCGCGGCGATCCCGGAGTTCCTGCTCGCGGTCGGGCTGGTGTTCGTGTTCGGTGTCTCGCTGGGCTGGTTCCCGGTGGCGGGGCGCGGCGGGGCGTCGTCGTACGTGCTGCCGGTGCTGGCGCTGTCGCTCGGCCCGGCGCTGCTGCTGGCGCGCATGGTCCGGGTCGAGGCGCTGGCGGTGCTGGACCAGGACTTCGTCCGCACCGCCCGGGCCAAACGGCTGCCGCCGCTGCGGGTGTACCTGCGCCACGTCTTCCCGAACGCGCTGACCTCGACGCTCACCATCGGCGGCCTGCTGCTCAGCGGCATGATCGTCGGCACCGTGCTGGTCGAGAACGTGTTCGCGTGGCCGGGCATGGGGATGACGATCGTCTCCTCGATCCTGGCCAAGGACTACCCGGTCGTGCAGGGCATCGTGCTGGTCTACGGCGCCGCGGT containing:
- a CDS encoding N-acyl-D-amino-acid deacylase family protein, coding for MSETLVLRGGTVFDGLGSPGLQADVVVADGVVRAVAPGAGAAETGARVLDCTGLHVAPGFVDAHSHSDMVPLMDDAQPFKLLQGVTTEVAGNCGFSFAPLDEASAAVVREMYGELGCDIPPPPGSFADFLDLVERHGPTNHLAYLVGHHTLRLTANGAGDELRPGAVEQMRRLAAEAFEAGAVGFSTGLIYPPGCFADQAELEAIARVAGAYGRTYATHMRDEGRFVEDAIDEAVAVARAGGVRLQISHCKAAGRAAHGKSTALLERIQAARLAGVDAMGDQYPYLAGGTVLLALLPNRAAEGGAAAMTARLADPAYRVGLRADAERGDPGDGMWANTTAAQVIVTGHRDATVVGRTVADLAAQRGTDGFDTLCDLVGEDPAAMIVVEMMAEPDVRTIMASPLVGIGSDNGPPMGLQHPRTYGCFPRLLGTYVRDQNVLTWEEAIRKATSLIARQFGLAGRGVLLPGVHADVTVFDPARIGHAGSYTDPAVTPDGVETVVLGGRVVVDGGGFTGERAGRVLRA
- a CDS encoding ABC transporter permease, producing MTALVAARPGVGNPWAAFLVRRLGRLLVSLAVLVTLAFGMIHLIPGDPVRAALGVTAPPELVDARREALGLNDPLGTQFVNYLRALFSGDLGISMSSGVPVSETIGQRLPATASLAIAAFVVVMLIAVPLGLGMAVLTRGGRRRGSELGFTSTSAMIAAIPEFLLAVGLVFVFGVSLGWFPVAGRGGASSYVLPVLALSLGPALLLARMVRVEALAVLDQDFVRTARAKRLPPLRVYLRHVFPNALTSTLTIGGLLLSGMIVGTVLVENVFAWPGMGMTIVSSILAKDYPVVQGIVLVYGAAVLLVNLVVDVLLAVADPRSTIREG
- a CDS encoding ABC transporter substrate-binding protein, with the translated sequence MRTRRKVTVVAALTLILAACGGDGGGDGPSEAGGAAEPVVDGTFNTAVSADPGNLHPHLTVLAATRAVANYMYDKLVYFTTDGEELPWLAESWEATATTVTYTLRDGVTCSDGTPLTATDVAANFEFVVDEANVSPLRGVLVPAEMTTTADDAARTVTITVPAPDPFLLQSTGDMFIACKAGLDDPALLEEAGIGTGMFELTEAVRDDHYTFQRRDDYAWGPDGAAAADEGTPASVNLRVIANESTAANLLLSGELNAVQVVGPDRQRLEQSYENVTLRAVVGELFLNQAAGNPGADDAVRSALAQALDYEELMSVITGGFGQRSEALAVVDPVACRYDAVDGHLPAQDAEAAAAALDGAGWTAGSDGVRAKDGARLELELIYNSTRGDTTAAAAELIASTWTELGVAVTTRGLPPTEYNEVIFGTGSWGAALLPVNLRLPNGMVPFLSGPAPADGGVNLASIENPEYAAAVAEAMTLPGQEGCDKWQEAEQALFEQNDVQLFADEIIPIFLDGATLELGGDGPIPATIRLTAS